Proteins co-encoded in one Myripristis murdjan chromosome 4, fMyrMur1.1, whole genome shotgun sequence genomic window:
- the lingo3a gene encoding leucine-rich repeat and immunoglobulin-like domain-containing nogo receptor-interacting protein 3a: MAMCLCQDVGLLLPGLFLLLMIMVSSVQSQGCPQRCECMTKLKSVACRGKRLSALPDGIPLDTKVLDLSGNKLRWVEHGDLLPYPRLEELDLSENTISVLEPNAFSSLQNLRSLSLRGNQLKLVPMGAFSRLSNLTSLDLSGNKIVILLDFTFQDLRSLRNLEVGDNDLVYISNKAFLGLVGLRELTIERCNLTSISSQSLSYLRSLVTLRLRYLSISALEDQNFRKLGGLRGLEIDHWPFLEYISPHSLQGLNLSWLSITHTNITSVPTSALRSLAHLTSLNLSYNPISVLESWALRDLVRLKELHLVNTNLVMVQPYALGGLRQIRLLNLSTNNLLTLEEGAFQSVNTLETLRLDGNPLACDCRLLWILQRRKTLNFDKASPVCMTPVEVQGRALSAFSDSALFDHFTCQKPKIRNRKLQQISAREGQVVSFICKAEGEPTPVIFWISPQRRRITTKSSGRLTVLPEGTLEIRYAQVTDSGTYICIASNAGGNDTYFATLTVSGLPLDAALMANRTYYAGDLNDTNLNDTRVFLKFTLDLKTILISTAMGCIMFLGVVLFCFILLFVWSRGRGQHKNNFSVEYSFRKVDGPAASGGQGGARKFNMKMI, from the coding sequence ATGGCGATGTGCCTGTGCCAGGATGTGGGCTTGCTCCTGCCTGGCCTATTCTTGTTACTGATGATCATGGTGTCATCTGTCCAGAGTCAGGGATGTCCCCAGCGTTGTGAGTGCATGACCAAGCTCAAGTCTGTGGCCTGTCGTGGCAAACGCCTGTCTGCACTGCCAGACGGCATCCCCTTGGACACCAAGGTCCTGGACTTAAGTGGGAATAAACTTCGTTGGGTGGAGCACGGTGACCTGCTTCCATATCCACGTCTTGAAGAGTTGGATCTGAGTGAGAACACAATCAGTGTCCTAGAACCTAATGCTTTTTCCAGTCTCCAGAACTTGCGCTCACTGTCATTGAGGGGTAACCAGTTGAAACTGGTTCCCATGGGGGCTTTCTCACGCCTCTCCAACCTGACCTCACTGGACCTCAGTGGGAATAAGATTGTCATTCTTCTAGATTTTACTTTCCAAGACCTGAGAAGCCTGAGGAATCTGGAAGTTGGAGACAATGATCTGGTTTATATCTCCAACAAGGCCTTTCTGGGTTTAGTGGGGCTGAGGGAGCTGACCATTGAGAGGTGCAACCTGACTTCCATCTCCAGCCAGTCTCTGTCTTACCTCCGTAGTCTGGTGACTCTACGGCTCCGCTACCTCAGTATCTCTGCCTTAGAGGACCAGAATTTCCGTAAGCTGGGCGGCCTGCGGGGCCTAGAGATCGACCATTGGCCCTTTTTGGAGTACATCTCTCCTCACAGCCTGCAAGGTCTCAACCTGTCTTGGCTGTCCATCACTCACACCAACATCACCTCTGTGCCCACCTCTGCCCTGCGCAGTTTGGCCCACCTCACCAGTCTCAACCTCTCCTACAACCCTATCTCTGTGCTGGAGTCCTGGGCACTGCGGGACCTGGTCCGGCTGAAGGAGCTGCATCTGGTCAACACCAACCTGGTGATGGTGCAGCCATATGCTTTGGGTGGCCTAAGGCAAATCCGCCTTCTTAACCTGTCAACTAATAACCTTCTGACGCTGGAGGAGGGGGCCTTTCAGTCTGTCAACACCCTAGAGACTCTTCGTTTGGATGGGAATCCCTTGGCCTGTGACTGCCGTTTGCTCTGGATCCTCCAGCGCAGGAAGACCCTCAACTTCGACAAAGCTTCCCCAGTGTGCATGACTCCGGTAGAGGTGCAGGGTCGGGCTCTTAGCGCCTTCTCTGACTCGGCGCTATTTGACCATTTTACTTGCCAGAAACCGAAAATCCGCAACAGGAAACTGCAGCAGATATCAGCCCGTGAGGGGCAGGTAGTGTCATTCATTTGCAAAGCAGAAGGTGAGCCAACACCAGTGATATTCTGGATCTCTCCTCAGCGCCGCCGCATCACCACCAAGAGCAGTGGCCGTCTCACTGTATTACCAGAGGGAACACTAGAGATACGGTATGCACAGGTAACAGATAGCGGTACCTACATATGCATTGCCAGCAATGCAGGTGGAAATGACACCTACTTTGCCACACTTACAGTCAGTGGGCTGCCACTAGATGCAGCCCTGATGGCCAATCGTACCTACTATGCTGGGGACCTTAATGACACAAATCTGAACGATACCAGGGTCTTCTTGAAGTTCACTTTGGACCTTAAGACCATCCTCATATCCACAGCAATGGGCTGTATCATGTTCCTGGGGGTGGTTCTCTTCTGTTTCATTCTGCTATTTGTGTGGAGTCGAGGAAGAGGACAGCACAAGAACAATTTCTCAGTGGAATACTCCTTCAGAAAGGTAGATGGACCTGCTGCCAGCGGAGGACAAGGAGGGGCACGCAAATTcaacatgaaaatgatttga